A genome region from Crossiella equi includes the following:
- a CDS encoding DnaB-like helicase C-terminal domain-containing protein has product MHLDAEADRAELLLIACLVRAPELAEGHTGSVVSGAEEFGDHTAGRTFDRIRAIREGYPQLAEVGVRYNLDAGLHPHLDRAIAAWDEEAERRHPQLPGCADEVEVLAALVSRRYRHRRVEKLLKSVQHHYQSGANDRAGEDLQELRDLVLTDDDQWVATDPYAAHSAEVLRAELAAVGTGRGFPVHPTLDRLLHQRADWLGELVLLGARTKVGKTALACWWAARLVAAAAVVAPEAQVVYFCTEMTRAELVTRLQRYLPTGQEVGSATPLGRPKYLLFGKEFFARAGTDPAKRLASVKSEIRRFAVANHRWADQHGLDVEQCWFAGCLVDYLTSMLAAGNDFSACEEFIRGADTSLRVFDPGWFGLGGRRYANLAGLPCNVIVCEQVNARREAPQRVTVDHRTQQQVRPTLEPPAPTEINGARALFETASVFCMLARDYEGRVHPPEHAELRVSGRSVMTRQLSLKFVGGIFQFPGEVQVVVNEQPAATAVPGPTEPVQEHEIRLWELPSYVVQPPASPDLAGGLRVARAQWVPVDPEVDAWQPETA; this is encoded by the coding sequence CTGCTGATCGCCTGCCTGGTGCGCGCCCCGGAACTCGCCGAGGGGCACACCGGCTCGGTCGTCAGCGGCGCCGAGGAGTTCGGCGACCACACCGCCGGGCGGACGTTCGACCGGATCCGCGCGATCCGGGAGGGATATCCGCAGCTGGCGGAGGTCGGCGTCCGGTACAACCTGGACGCGGGCCTGCACCCGCACCTCGACCGCGCCATCGCGGCGTGGGACGAGGAGGCCGAGCGCCGGCACCCCCAGCTGCCCGGCTGTGCGGACGAGGTCGAGGTGCTGGCCGCGCTCGTCTCCCGCCGGTACCGCCACCGGCGGGTGGAGAAGCTGCTGAAGTCGGTCCAGCACCACTACCAGTCCGGCGCGAACGACCGGGCGGGCGAGGACCTGCAGGAACTCCGGGACCTGGTGCTCACCGACGACGACCAGTGGGTCGCCACCGACCCGTACGCCGCACACAGCGCGGAGGTACTGCGAGCCGAACTGGCCGCCGTCGGCACCGGCCGTGGCTTCCCCGTGCACCCCACGCTGGACCGGCTGCTGCACCAGCGCGCGGACTGGCTCGGCGAGCTCGTGCTCCTGGGCGCACGCACCAAGGTGGGCAAGACCGCGTTGGCCTGCTGGTGGGCCGCACGCCTGGTGGCGGCCGCGGCCGTCGTGGCCCCGGAGGCGCAGGTCGTGTACTTCTGCACCGAGATGACCCGCGCGGAGCTGGTCACGCGGTTGCAGCGGTACCTACCTACCGGCCAGGAGGTCGGCTCGGCCACCCCGCTCGGTCGACCGAAGTACCTGCTGTTCGGGAAGGAGTTCTTCGCCCGGGCAGGCACCGACCCGGCGAAGCGGCTGGCGAGCGTGAAGTCGGAGATCCGCCGGTTCGCCGTGGCCAACCACCGGTGGGCCGACCAGCACGGCTTGGACGTCGAGCAGTGCTGGTTCGCCGGCTGCCTGGTGGACTACCTCACCTCGATGCTCGCGGCGGGCAACGACTTCTCCGCCTGCGAGGAGTTCATCCGCGGCGCCGACACCAGCCTCCGGGTGTTCGACCCGGGCTGGTTCGGGCTCGGCGGCCGCCGGTACGCCAACCTGGCAGGCCTGCCGTGCAACGTGATCGTGTGCGAACAGGTCAACGCCCGCCGGGAGGCCCCGCAGCGCGTCACGGTCGACCACCGGACCCAGCAACAGGTCCGTCCGACCCTCGAACCCCCGGCCCCGACCGAAATCAACGGTGCGCGGGCCCTGTTCGAGACGGCGAGCGTGTTCTGCATGCTGGCCCGCGACTACGAGGGCCGGGTACACCCGCCGGAGCACGCCGAGCTCCGGGTCTCCGGCCGCTCGGTCATGACCAGGCAGCTGTCCCTCAAGTTCGTCGGCGGCATTTTCCAGTTCCCCGGCGAGGTGCAGGTCGTGGTGAATGAACAACCCGCTGCGACTGCCGTCCCGGGGCCGACCGAGCCGGTCCAGGAACACGAGATCCGACTGTGGGAGCTGCCGTCCTACGTGGTGCAGCCACCAGCATCCCCGGACCTCGCTGGTGGGCTGCGCGTTGCACGCGCGCAGTGGGTGCCGGTTGACCCCGAGGTTGACGCCTGGCAGCCCGAGACCGCCTGA